ACAAGTGCTCCACATTCTTCTTCAATCGAACTTGCAGGCCGAACCCATGAGTTCAGATGGTGTTTCTAAATTATTTTGTCTGCTGCAGATATCCATACAACAATGCTTTGCATCACCACGTGGAGAGCATAGTATATTCTTGCTTGGACAGTAAAGATGATGTCATCCGTGATCATCTTCTCCTAGAGTGTCATTTGGTTGAAAAAATTCTTCAAACTGAGAAAAGTCCCGTCCTTTCTGGTGATCTTAGTCAGGTATTTTTAGTTGGAAATTATTGAAGTTTTCAGTTCATGTAGCTTGTGTTAGGCTTCTCCCTTTTCTGTAGAAGAGATGTGGTTGCCTTTTGCTTTGATGGTAAGAAAGTTGATACCACAGATTTATGCCTCGGAAACAATTGCATGTCGATAACTGTGAAGTATAAATGCCCTTGTCAGATTCTGGTAGATTACAGATTTTGAGTTTAGACCTATTGGGGTCTCTGATTGGCTTTTTTCTACTCAATGCAGCCAACTGTGCCAGCATCTGGAAGACAGGCTCCTAAGGCAGGATACTTTGGACACCTAACAAGGATATCAAATAAATTAGTTCAGTTGGGAAGCAATGATACTCGAATTCAAATGCATCTTCAGGTGGGTCTCTGGGTGTAATTTTAGATTATAATGATGTTCATGCTAATTTTTCTGCCACAGAATCAATTTATTTTACTCGTGTCTTTTCTCATGCAAACTCGATATCATTCTTCAGGAAAATAGTGAGTGGAACGAGTGGCATTCCACTGGCTTACAGGAGCGCAATATGATTGAGAATGTTTATCGATGGGCTTGTGGGTATGACTTTCTGTGTGTGTTATTTGGATTGTTCAGAAAGCAAAGCTGTTAATTCTCGTGCAAAAATCGCTGTATCTTTGTGTACCAAGGTATTTCCTGCTCTACTCGGCTATAGTTCCTTAAAATGATGGATCTTCCCTCTCCACTGCAGGCGACCCACTGCATTGCACAACAGGAACGGGGATAGTGATGAAGAAGACGTTCATGATAGGGATTATGATGTTGCAGCTCTGGCAAATAATTTGAGCCAAGCATTTAGATACACCATGTATGATGATGATGCTGAGGTAAACATATGAGAGAAGAAAAGCTGTTTTATTGTTGCTGCTAATTTTCTTTGAAGCCGAATATGTAATTAGTTGAgatataatttattgttttcaTCTCTTGATTGCAGGGTTATGGATCTCTTGATCGTGATGATGAGGTAATGCACATAGCCACGTTTCCTTCACTATTATTACTTGGTACAAATGAAAACAATGGGCTTCTTGCCAATCAGAGTGTTATCAATTACGAAAGAGTACCTACGGGTGATTAGTTTTTTCATTTGCCATTCCCTTCTGAATTGATGGTTCTTATGCgagatttttaaatttgatgAAATTTTAGGACGTCTACTTTGATGATGAATCTGCTGAAGTCGTGATTTCATCCCTAAGGTTGGGTAATGAGCAAGGCAGGTGAGTTTCGTTGGCTTTTGTCAgcaaatttagaaaaaaaaaaaaatcagatgcACAAGAAATAACGAGCAGGGGTTTTTCCATTTGAGCCTACTTTTGTGTCCTTTGTGGCTGACCATTTTCATGACTCATTTCTGTACGACCTTGCTTATTTCTCGTTTGCAGCAGCTTGTTCACAAATTCCAACTGGTTTTCATTCCAAGATGATGATAGAAATGGAGACGTAAGTATGAGCCCATCACCGTCATCTGACAGGATGGACGATAGTAACCTGAAAGGAACATCAAACAGCAACAGCAGTAGTGATGATGAGGTAGTAGTTGGGGAGGATGATGAGTTGGAGAGCAAAATTTCTGCCAATGGCTCATCTAGTCCCAATGCAAAAGTCTTCTATGGATTCAATGCCATCAGTAACAAGGGAAACGAGTCATTTGCTGAAACCAAGAACAGCATTACCCCTGGTGACTTGGATTTCTTTCCCTTCGGGAATCCAGACAGTGACGACCCATTTGGAGAAGATAGACCTATACCCGAATGGGTGTCATGGGGTGAAACATTAGATTTTCAAGTTAGTGGATCCAGTGTGAATCCATTTGATGAACCGACCGATATTAACAACAATCTTTCAAATTCAGCAAAGGCGAGCTCTACCCCTGTACCTCCATCTTCTAGTGACGGCTCCATATCAAACGGGACAACATCTACTTCCATAGATTCCAGTGATAGCTCATCTAAATCTGATTCAAGCAACAAAGGTGCTGCTGTACCCTCGTTGTTTGAAGAGGATGTTGAATTTGTGGGCGTGGAATTAGAGGGCACAGAGAAGGCAATGGAACGCGCTCTAAAGGAAGGTATCATAGGAGAAGCTGGGCCAATGAAAAGAAACACTGTTTCGAAGAAAACCGAAAAGGAGGATTCAGACAGTGACGGTGCAGTGATGAAGGAATTTAGCGATTCTAACTATTGGAAAGTTGAGCATGACGTTGCAGTGTTGGAGTAAATTAGCTGTCATTTATGTTCTCTTTATCTCTATCAATGGACTCTATCAATGGGGGACCGTTGGAGCTAAGGTATGTACAGAAATTTTTTTTCGCAATTGCATTATAGGCTACATAGTTCGTTCTTCACTGGTTATTTATTGTACCATTTGTTGTATTAAAGTTGTTGCAGTGTGCTTAAAGATTTTTGGGGTGCTTCCCTTTGTTGGGTGTTTCACacttgtttatatttttattaaatttcgtAATTTGGGTATTAATCAGAGATGCTAGGAGAAAATTCGGACTTAAAAagattttttctttctttttgtaaTAATATATTGTTGTATTCTAGGTACCAAGATAATATTTAACTAGTTATTTTTCTGAATTATATAGTtgcaaaatttaaaatattttctctatttcatttaatactttatatatttcattttttatataaatattggaGATATTCGTAAAAAATGATATGCAAATAATATTAAGCATATTCCCCGGAGTACAAGTACAAGATGGGTGTATGAAGTGTCTTTGTAGGGATCGAAATAGAATTTAAAGCAgtgaataaatttttaatttttaatttttaaaactaGAGCTAGTTTTAACAGTTATTAGCTGTTAATACTGTTTCTTGAACATTTATATTTAACTAGgccactaaatttttttttttttggaaacgATTTGGTTAGATTAGTGATTTGTAAAAGATATATTCAATACAAGAAATCAATCAACACAACAGTTGGATAAATGAAAACTAAAGTAAATTCACAATTTAAATGGACAAGATGTTGTGGATGTTCGAAAATAACAATTCATATGTTATTTTTTCTTCTAAGAACCCTTAGTTCGAAGAGAACAAATTTTTCAATGCTTAGCTTTGAACGACTAGAATAGGTGGGGGTAACACAGTTGACCCTAGATGGTATGATATGAATAAATAGGCGTGTGCTAAGTGGACATCTTGATATCTTAGAAAGAATTACTGTGCTTGAGATTTGGTATGTTACAAATTATATTGGTCTTGTTATCAATTCTGCATGATTATGAAGTTCTGAACCTGCATATCTATATTTGAAATATCTATATTTGAAGTCTTCAATGGTCGAAAAACTTTATCAACGATCATATGTAATCTCACTTCATCGTACAATACATTAAATACTCATTTaatgttttattgctttttacCGCTTTGGTTATTAGGTTCTAAGATTTGATTGACTATTGAAATTTGAGGAAACATTCTTGTCAATCGGATGTTGATAGAATATTGTGCTTGGTACTTTATTTGGTAGTTATTGAACAACTTGAATTGTTGTATCCATCTTAATTcgtacaattaattaaatactcatTTAATGTTTGTTTGCTTTTTACCGCTTTGGTTATTAGGttctaaaatttgattgacTATTGACATTTGAGGATACATTCTTGTCAATCAGACGTTGATAGAATATTGTGCTTTTCAGTTTATTTGATAGTTATTGAACAGCTTGAATTGTTGTATTCATCTTAATTTGCTAATGTATGATCGGTTAGAGTTGAACGGTCAGACTCTGATCATTTGTGGATAAAGCGATTCAGTTAGAATCAGATACAAGAAATTATCTTTTGATGATATCTACAGCATGAGCTTCTGATAGAATATGAACTACTTGACTTGTCCAGCAGCTAAAGTCATGTAATTACATGAGAATGACAGCTGGATTTGAAAAATTCGATGTTTTTTCATTGCCAAAACTTATGGTAATTtgaacttaattttttttctctttttggtGATGACATAAGTTGTAAGACTAAATACAATTGTTACGTAAGAACAATTAAGTATTACTGacaatttaaagaaaaaaaatatttcattgcataattaaatGACATTGATACAGGTGCTTGAAAATTAAAACCTATTACACCTACAAAACAAAATCTATCTTCTAAGAATTGAACCGCCACTTCCACTTCCACCACATCTCCTTATGCCTTCCTCTTCTTGCCTTCTCCTTGGCTTTCTTGGCTTCTCATATTTGGCTCTCTCTTCCCTTCTCTTTTGTTCCTCTAGCTTCTTGTAATATGTTTCCTTTTTTTTGGAACCACCACgctttataaaatcatgaatcTCCGGTAGCAGGCTGCCAAGGGTAGTCAGTCGGAAGGTGATGAAGCCGTACATCCATGTGATTTTTCACTTGTGTAATATGCACTTAACTCTTCATTTTGAGCTGGTGGAAACTAAGATTGTTGAAAAGCTTTCCAATGAATCTGATTTCTTTAAGAATTTTTGACTTGAAGTTGTCGAATGTCATAGTATGAGCAAAGTGCTTGATGTCCAAGTTGCTGTTGAACTTGGAGACATCTTGCAACTAATTCGGCACTTGCTATGGCATAGGATATTCATCACATTCTTCATCAAACTCAGAAAATTGATTTCCTTGTCATGTTGAAGGGCCAATCTTGTATATATCGAGAGGATTTGATTTGGGTTTGGAAACATTATGAATGTCGATTTCCCCACCGGTTAGACTTGTCGAAAGAATATCCTCATGTATTCCTTCTGTTGGTTCGGCGGTTGGGGTTGAGACAAGTGAAGCTTGAGTCTTGGTGGCTTGAGCTTCTGAATCATCAATATTAACCTGCAACTCAACTACAAATTGGACTCCTTCCTTGGTTATCATAACATATGTAGGCATAGGAGAATAATGGCTCATCTTCGTCGGTCAAAGTCAAACAATGATAAAAACTTGACGACGTCATCAACAGAGATAAGTGGCATCTCTGGAAGCTCACCGGTTTGGTTTTCTATGGATGGTGGAGGAGATGAAGGTAATGGTTTCTAATAATGGGTATATATCAAGGTTCTAAAATTCGCTAGGCGCTAGTTGACCGCCAGACCGGCGCCTAGAGCCTAGGTGAGGACTAGGCACTGCTATGCGGATTCTATGGTATCAAGAAACTTTTAATAGTTCTTATAATAAATTTCAGCCCAAACTTTGTTAAATTTCAATTGacataaagaaaaaaaattacatttaggGTTTGGTTCGACTTTTTTGTGTGTGCAGAAGAAAACAAACAAAGAAGGTGTCAGTGATCCAGCAAATCGTGGTTTTAATTGGAAAAAAATGAAGATGTGAAGATGTTGCTCTTTCGTTCTTCATTCACTTGTTCTTGTGTCACAAGATTTTTGTAAAAAGAAATATTGTTTTTCCTTTGTTCGTAAATCTTACGATTCtcgaattctttttttttttgagtcatTCTTCGTAAAGAGAAGAAATAAAAAGtataaaattctgaaaattTAAGTGCTATTATTTTAGCATTGAAATTGTTATTTTCTCCATATTGAGTCAACATTAAAGATCTTgagcaaaaaaaataataaaattgatcgattttgtgcagtccaagtgagacagttgcaagtgtccATAAATTGAatttgttagtttgatatataCAAAAACAAAGCTTAAGCACACTTTCAAGATGATTCTCAAATTTGAGTGAAATATTTGAGCGCAAGCGTTTTTTTTTTGGAGTGACTTGTAAATTATTTGTAGTAAAGAAAAAAAAGTtgagtgatttttttttttggtgtgaTCGTGAGATTCGGGTGAAGCATATTTTGTTCCACTAACATTTCTTGTAGGTACAATATCTGAAAGGAAAATTGAGAAGGAAGTAAGGATGGCTCGAAGGACCCTCGAAGGTTCAAATTGAAGCGTTATTTGGTCATTTCACCAGAATGATGAGAACcgagttggagccattacatgaGAGGATgaataggcttgaagttagtactaGTGAGAGTAAGTCTAagtcgaaaaatttggttagAGGCGAAGACGAGGATGAGTATGATTTGAGAGGCTATGATGAGAGCCAAGATGAGAATTTGGGAAGGAACGATCGTGATGGAGGGGTCGGGAGAGGTAAAAGAGAGGTCGTACATGGTAGGTACAATGATGGGGGTAGAGAAGATGATAATAttggtagcattaagatgaagaTCCTGTCATTTCATGGTAAATCTGACCCATATGCTTATTTAGAATGAGAAAAGATGGTAGAATTCGTATTTGACTGTCGCCACTACTTCCGAACTCAAAAAGCTTAGGTTGCAGTGGTTGAATTTCTAGATTACGcccttatttggtgggatcaacttGTATCACTAGGAGAATGTATCGATACATGGGATGATATGAAGAGCGttatgaggaagaggtttatgTCCCATAATTACTATAGAGATATGTTCAAGAGGTTACAAAGCTTGAAACATAGTACAAAGAGTGTCGATGACTACTATAAGGAGCTGGAAGCAACCATAATTAGAACCAACATAGAGGAGGATAATGAGGCTAGAATG
The Primulina tabacum isolate GXHZ01 chromosome 9, ASM2559414v2, whole genome shotgun sequence DNA segment above includes these coding regions:
- the LOC142555118 gene encoding uncharacterized protein LOC142555118 isoform X1 — its product is MFWKLTALSASSPVESVLDKENFTLEDLLDVEEIIQECKALNSRLINFLRDRAQVEQMLRFIVEEPAEDADSRRTFKFPFIACEIFTCEIDVILKTLVEEDELMDLLFSFLEPSRPHSALLAGYFSKVVVCLMLRKTIPLMNHFKVHQEVFVQLVDLIGITSIMEVLVRLVGADDQLYPNSFDVMQWLTSSNLLEMIVDKLNILSSPEVHANAAETLCAITRNASSPLFTKLSSPSFVERIFAHALEDSQSKSLLVHSLSVCISLLDPKKSIPSPAMYAFRSKHTYESTTNVNPDTVAAMLPKLGELLILLNVSSDEKMLPTTYGELRPPLGKHRLKIVEFIAVLLKTGNVVAEKELVNSGTIERVLNLFFEYPYNNALHHHVESIVYSCLDSKDDVIRDHLLLECHLVEKILQTEKSPVLSGDLSQPTVPASGRQAPKAGYFGHLTRISNKLVQLGSNDTRIQMHLQENSEWNEWHSTGLQERNMIENVYRWACGRPTALHNRNGDSDEEDVHDRDYDVAALANNLSQAFRYTMYDDDAEGYGSLDRDDEDVYFDDESAEVVISSLRLGNEQGSSLFTNSNWFSFQDDDRNGDVSMSPSPSSDRMDDSNLKGTSNSNSSSDDEVVVGEDDELESKISANGSSSPNAKVFYGFNAISNKGNESFAETKNSITPGDLDFFPFGNPDSDDPFGEDRPIPEWVSWGETLDFQVSGSSVNPFDEPTDINNNLSNSAKASSTPVPPSSSDGSISNGTTSTSIDSSDSSSKSDSSNKGAAVPSLFEEDVEFVGVELEGTEKAMERALKEGIIGEAGPMKRNTVSKKTEKEDSDSDGAVMKEFSDSNYWKVEHDVAVLE
- the LOC142555118 gene encoding uncharacterized protein LOC142555118 isoform X2 — translated: MFWKLTALSASSPVESVLDKENFTLEDLLDVEEIIQECKALNSRLINFLRDRAQVEQMLRFIVEEPAEDADSRRTFKFPFIACEIFTCEIDVILKTLVEEDELMDLLFSFLEPSRPHSALLAGYFSKVVVCLMLRKTIPLMNHFKVHQEVFVQLVDLIGITSIMEVLVRLVGADDQLYPNSFDVMQWLTSSNLLEMIVDKLNILSSPEVHANAAETLCAITRNASSPLFTKLSSPSFVERIFAHALEDSQSKSLLVHSLSVCISLLDPKKSIPSPAMYAFRSKHTYESTTNVNPDTVAAMLPKLGELLILLNVSSDEKMLPTTYGELRPPLGKHRLKIVEFIAVLLKTGNVVAEKELVNSGTIERVLNLFFEYPYNNALHHHVESIVYSCLDSKDDVIRDHLLLECHLVEKILQTEKSPVLSGDLSQPTVPASGRQAPKAGYFGHLTRISNKLVQLGSNDTRIQMHLQENSEWNEWHSTGLQERNMIENVYRWACGRPTALHNRNGDSDEEDVHDRDYDVAALANNLSQAFRYTMYDDDAEGYGSLDRDDEDVYFDDESAEVVISSLRLGNEQGSLFTNSNWFSFQDDDRNGDVSMSPSPSSDRMDDSNLKGTSNSNSSSDDEVVVGEDDELESKISANGSSSPNAKVFYGFNAISNKGNESFAETKNSITPGDLDFFPFGNPDSDDPFGEDRPIPEWVSWGETLDFQVSGSSVNPFDEPTDINNNLSNSAKASSTPVPPSSSDGSISNGTTSTSIDSSDSSSKSDSSNKGAAVPSLFEEDVEFVGVELEGTEKAMERALKEGIIGEAGPMKRNTVSKKTEKEDSDSDGAVMKEFSDSNYWKVEHDVAVLE